GGCGGAGCAGCGACTTCTTCTCCACCCCTATAATCAATGAAATATCATCACTATTTTGAACACATACATGTCATATTGTTAAATGCGTGCACATTTGGCGCAATGGAACACAATACTTTTAGAAACGCCCCGGGATTGAACGACTAAAAACTGATCTGTTTCATTGCAGGGCCTTTTGACGTCACCGACTTGAAGATTATTAAAGTCGGGGAAGACTTCTTCACCGTGAACTGGACAAGGCCAAACGATACATTTGACTATTACAGCGTGAAGATAAAACCCTTTTTAGAAGGGACAACATGGAGCAATGGATCGTGCGCAGATGGCACCATCATTCACCGCGACCGGACGGAACTAACGTGCACTGATCTGGAACCTTGGCACCTCTACATGTTGCAATTGTACACTCACATTACCGGACCGCCAGCGAGGACTTCTCACGGTGAATCCCTGTTCATCGTGACGAAGACAAAGGGTAAGATAGCATTCTCGCATCTTACTGAGAGTAGCAGGATTGCTGTTGTTGGTTCGTGAGTCGTGACGCAGATCGCCTCTCTGTCACTTATGCGTGGTTGGTCATAACAAAGCGGTAGTGCACTTAGTGTGACAATGCCGATAAGCAGAAAATGTATTCTTCACCCAAgctcaataatttttttttgtagaaatGGTACTTCATATGTTTTCCACTTCCACGTTCGCAGACTTTTGAAAAGACATTAGGTATTCCCAGGAAGGCCATTTAAATGAATCAACGCGTCAGCGAATATTATCTCAAATGTTTAAGGTGAATGACTAAAACGAATAGGTTGCGTTCTTTATGAAGCCGGCAGTACAAGAATCGTTAGCATGAACTGTCCAGACTCTACTTATAGCCATCGATTTACAGGTAACGGAACTGAACTTATGAACGAAACAAGAGAAATTGACCGACGGGCCCATTTCTTCGTTGTCTGTAGCTGTGCCGGCGGAGAAGTTGCTGGGCCGCCGCATAAAAGTACTGCGCAAGCGTATCTCACAACTTCATAAAGAATTCCTGGATACAGGGAGCTTGGAAATCTGTTTTTATGATTGCTTTACACTGGTGCATGCACAAGTAAGTTTTTGTCGCCTCAAAATATGAGACAAAAAGAATTGACAGTTCCGAAAAGAAGATAACTGTGACTGAAAAATTCCCGACTTGTAGGTAAATGTAGGTGTGTTGTTCGAAAGCTATGCCTCTTCCCATTGTGCTTATGAATCTTAGTAGAGGGCAATCATACGCACGTTGTGAGCATAGGGCGGAAAAAAATgttgagctcactcaggctcactcacgaAAAATATCTTGTCCATGCAGCTCGCTCGGACTcagcctcaccaaacttttcctcatccggactcattctgactcacactcactaacatttttctcaaccggactcactcggactcagactcactaaaatattttcactcggactcactcagactgagcctcacggctcgatctgagtctgattGAGTCGACTCATTAGTTCGTTAGCCTCTAAATAGGATTTTCTACCCTAGTGTCAATGTTCTTTAGCACAAATATCTCGAATAATCGGTGCTCTGCTTAGCCCTTTTTCACCTCGTACcttcaaacacgagttatcagAGGGTGCCATTCAATACgaacctttttattgaaagagacgactaacacgagatatttttatcaatgaCTTCCAGTGAAAAAGATTGCGGGGGGaggggtcaaggcacctcctccccctctccctccgcaAGTCATGCTtctgataaataaatatagagctgacgtatgaacagtagcgcgttgaagtatgtgggtGTATACATTATTATAAACGTGAGCTATAGTAATGTTGAAGTTGAGTATATAGCACTATAGGTCAGGcacaaaatgtggagctcactcagacgcactcatccaatatattttgccctaagagctcactcagactcagaatcgccaaaatgtttctcaaccggactccctcagactcagactcaccataaTATTTCTCAGCCGAtctcaatcggactcagactcaccaaaatataattcactcggactcactcgccTCAGACGTACAGCTCAATCGGAGTCTCtgtgattctgagtgagtcgactcttaAGTgtgtttgccgacctgtggttgtGAGTATGTTTTGTCGTATGAAAGAGCTTTGAATTTGATGATTTCGAAATTATGAATATTGCAGGTGCACCTCAGGTGTCCAACTTGAAGGTTGAGAACATTACGTCCACCTCTTTTGTTGTGTCCTGGGAACGGCCGAAAGAGAGCATCGATTACTACACGGTTGACGTCATCGATTATGGAAGCCGCTTAATCGGGAACAGGCTCCACCGCATCGTTTCGTGCAACAACTCCGCTGAAATTAATCCGAAGCAGACAAGGCTGACCTGCACGAAATCCGACACCTGCACCAGGATCACCGTTCGAGTGCACACCTACATTAGAGGTCATCCCGATCGCGCGTCACCCGCAGTGGCACTGGAGAACGTCCTTCTCCCTGGAACAGGTAATTGCCTACCTTTAGTTACCGCCCGTCCCCAGTAACGTCGAAATACGTTTATCAGTAAATTCCCGTCGTCAGCTACGTAAACGACGTAGTAATATTGCGGTAACTCACGGGGTATGCTGACAACTTTGAGGTTTGTAAAAGTTGTTTTCCGCTTGACCCGCTTAAAATTTGCTAGAAGATGTGCAAATTACTGGTATTCATTATTTCGTGCATTTTCAATCTTCAAGCAACGAGAGCTAATGCTGCCGTGTTACGCGCGATATTTTCGGGCGACAAGACTAAATGCCTCATCAGACAAAAAGCTCGGCATTCTGTACAAAGCCTCATGTGGTATTAGTAAATGTCAGAATAATATTATTAGGCTTTGAGTCGAAATCAAACGCATGAACTTTCCGTCGCAATAAAGCATCTAACAAAGCAACATCAGTGCTCGAAACCACTTCGGAAAAATATCCTATACAATAATCATGTCGGATAAGGAGTCGCattaacaaatgtaatattttgcGGCAGAACCGTAGTATTGCAAGAGCTGTCACACCATGTAAATTGCGTAACGAGCGGGTGGTTggaagctgccaacccattataaagggctgaacTATAATCACTCATCGTTATCAGACACAACATCAGACAAGTGTGCAGATGCTCACGTAGCCTCGCAAGCTTCGTTGTGCTTCTTGTTTTGATGATTATGATACAGTAGCCCCAAATTCGGCTTTCTCTTTCGAGTCaacttaggcgaatgcataatcgACGCGGTGAGTTTTTTAAGTGTCTGGTAAGAGATTCAATGTTTTCACTATTGTCGCAATGTTCCTCCATCCTGAGGGAACTGACCACCAATGCCTTTCAAGTCTACACGAGCAATCTTTAAAATTTTCATGAAAATGGTTTCAGGCGCTCTCAGATCGACGCGTTGCCCACAAATGATAGCAAGCTCGCAATGAAATACGCTCTGAAGATcaccattatttttttttgtatctccTTGCAGGAATTCCGGAAGTGACCGATCTGCACCTGGTAGCCGTCAAAAACAACTCCTTCACTGTCGCATACCTTGCGCCATACGGCCTGCATGGACCGCTTTCATTACAATATCACTGACCACAACTCCAGTCGTCGAGAAGTCAAAGCCAAACAATGCGTTCAAGAAGGCAAGAACAACCTAAACGTTTTCAAGCTCACGTGCGTTGGGGTTGAGGCGTGTCACAAGGTTGACATTGCTGTGGGGTTGCGCAAGGACGGACCCCCCATAAAAGATTCGCCTGGAGTTGCACTGCGTGGAATTTACATCCGTGGGAACTGCAACGGGTAATGCTGGCCTATAATATTGAGAACtttgttagatgcgaagcagcttttaggggcgaagctccttaaggcggcaccccttcgtccctcgtagtcgtagtagtgcgtaaccagtcgtaacgctagtaccaggtcttgacctccaaggtggtgccggtgggagatttttcctgtgcgttgttgaacaataaaaaattcgctgcgtgcgcgttaactaaaagccgaattcttctgtctcacaTTCCCCATTAGTAGTCATTGGCaggttccagtaggaaacgttagtagaagtagaagtgtaagtgttagctaaaagccgacttcttctgtctctcattcccattagcagccattgtttacctccaaggtagtgcctggtgagatttctcctgtgcgtgattaaacaataaaaattttgttcaaaacgccgttgattggtgaaataaaccaacgaaagacgccagatgttttctaaaagcaaaacgagagaacgccagatgtttctaaagcaaaacgaaaagacgccagctgcttaacgaaagacgccagatgttttctaaagcaatggttttctaaacaatgaaaattcccagcgtacatgtaaaattaaagtgagctgcaagtcgtcataactcatcgaacctttagtataaacgcgcccgatctcacgtcggtgatgatgtactgggcagaattcacggaagattcacggtttaccgatgaacctccgcagcttcgcccactcatcatcattcactccgtggatatgctgtgattttttctcggggCTGTGTCTGTCCCTTGGCGACCGTCAGCTcggaaaccatgtgtgctggcacgcggtagcgcgttcgggcctgtgttgcggctgggtaagacgctgtggcctctcccccttacactttctcagcaatcatgtgatcgcgtcggggaacgagattctgcagacgcgcgatgaaccaacgcgttgtatcctagtcagaacgcgctggcacgcggcggcgcgttcgggcctgtgtgaggggctgggtaagacgctgtggcctctccccttgcAGTCTCTCAGCAATCggagaactttaagtcgacccatgcgatgcttcgcatccccacatggttccctttagtgggatatTTTTTAACGAGTTCACGTCGTCCAAGTGTGGAAGTTCTAATAAAAAAGCtaatagtttcgccgcaagggcgaagcaaggaatgcaacagcaacaaattggaaatTACACAAAGGTAAGGCTAGCAACTAACTTTTGTTGGAACCGATtacgcgtaactctacaaaacgctggttgaAGCGAACACGGCCGCTTCAGagagcgaagtggttttcgtaCTGTCTATAGACCGTCACCtagggcgaggaggaccggagtgGCAACCACCGCGTTTCTCCTTCCTGGCTTGTGCGCGACGGTGCGGAGTATGCGGGCTGGtacttggatgagtggcgttttcgaacaatttttgcgtgtttaaGGTCGACCTGCCGATTTCTTTCTCTtgtattgcgatgtcagccagcaaacggtcaacgggaaaccactgtgctgTTTTTTATTGTTCTAACAACTttaaaaaaggaaactgctgtcagaataagtatgcgacatCCATCACCAAGTGCTGAGTGTTTGCGGTTgtgcgcactcttcaaggtacatagtttgtgttacgttacatgttctaaatcggcaagtgccgcaatatatccggaattcccagtgttccacgctGTCAAATGTAGATCAGATATGGCCatatttgcgaacaaacataagcggtcaagtaagGCCCTGTCCAgtaaagtgcaaaacatctaagtaccactcgagtagccacctgagttgttttcgcttcgttttattattatatatttgtatgatgtgtttggtctagcaattagcttcgtagctcggctcaagacggtgatcgctgcagttgatgtttACCGGTATTAGCACGGGCGAGAAATCCCTCACGTCGTAgcgggtaaccggcatcatacatttattttgtgctccgtaccagccttgtaaaaccccaacattcaCTGAACGGTATACGTGAAAAGGATGTGGTGAGATCTTTGTCCCGAGGTTACAACATCTGTAATCTGTAAGACAGCGGGGTCTGTCGTATACGATTAGCCAtgtgaaagccgaatagtaaaaaaaaaagagaaaagaaagagttcTGTCACTTCCTGTGTAGAACTACCTctggaagacaaatttttacgtggtcaagaaccgtgtccgacaagtcgcgcaatgatatacaacatagttaattctcttctaagcgcgatacaaaaaccacatTGTTACGCTTCTCTAGTGTTCCTTGAACTGCCAGGTTTGCTGCTTAGccttgcgaacgacagcaagaattttgcaaaaacAGTAGATCTGGTATATGAAGTTATAAAAAACAcaacgcgaatcacctccgatgctgatcaaaggctcgagcccgggcgcgcttcgtgcctcaccggcagaagaaactctgtAACCATCTTCATCctatcgccgccgaaatccaatcagatatcacgactcttaaaagaaagaagagaaagaagcgcGCTGGCATGTCAAcgtcagcatcgtttttatatgtaccagcacatccctgtaaacagctctaacttcgtccacactgGTGGGCAATAAATGAGTGAGTAATACGCGGTAGCTTAAAAGTTAAGAAACAATGCAGGCAACTGTTcgcgagcaacaaacagatgccgtccgcgccacgaaatcgagacttcGTGCTCACGCACAACCACATGTACGAGCGGTAttcggtgcgacagcataaacgCACCGTGAATGAAAAACCAAATTAAAAGATTACAGCCCAAGATAAAAATTGAGTGTATCTGCTAAGAGTGGCGGAACTtcttgccctgctagaacaggTGAAAATATTCGCGTGGTTTTCCAACAAACAGTGCCGAAAATGTATCATATATCGACCACTTGCCACACGTTCGCGtcgccgtatattaacatcattgaccctgaatggatcaaaccgtttcaggacgtCTCATAGATTCATTTCCTATGTAGACAGCATCACTTGATACAATATTAGGTGCGCAAGAACAAAAAAAGCTGTCTGTAACTGCAGCCGTACGTATACCTTCCAtgcaaacgcggagcttcgcacatgccagtgagttgccagaccagagacggcgccaccCGCTAGCAATATGGCGACGCTAGCAATAAGGCGAAGTAGGCGGTGAGGGCACAGCACGTTTACGAGCTGTCTACTGAGGTATGTCGATAGAGGGCGCGCACCAGCTTTCGCCACGCGGGAAGCTAAAAACATCCGGGATAGGAAAAAATACACCATCCCCCACTAAAGGGGACAATGAGGTGATGCTGaagcagcatttcggcatgtcgagcctgcgtttcatccgtagcaagtttcccgccgacgttgccgtttgcgctgggcttccctagcccggagctcgggatccgcttgccgacgtttacgttgcgcttcggcgcatcgagccttccgctgctccacccgctgctccgcgttctcggcaggcgttaaggtattactgcaactggcgccgacgttgacgttggaactcatgccACCAGCGCAGCCGGCCCAGTGACTGAGcctgtgtacgacctaacgcgagccttttatctaaacagggagggggagtggagattgGGAGAGGTGGagcggagagagggagaggggagtggagagggtgtgaGGAGGGTTTGCGCGTGCGCTCTAAGggtcgtcacgccgcacaccaccacaaccaccaccggattgaactccgccataagatgcttcgcatctaataagtaaGATACGGTgacagtattggtggcagaaacgtacagaaaggacaaaaataaatagtggaaaAAGTAAGGACGTTCTGCCGAAAAAAGCAGAGAGCGGGGCTCTAAATTTAGGGTTGTTTTTTATACTAAGTTCAATTTAAGCGCACTACACGAGGCAATAGGCCAAcctaaaaaaagttttttttttcacttttttttgtcgagcctggtggcacacatgtcagtGTCCAGTTATAAAGAGggtgctcatagcatccatccattcatccactGAGCCCTTATGATGAAAGTTCGCAGTGCGCTTGAGCGGCGCCATCCCCCTTCCCCCACGCCTTTATGCATCTTCACCCAAGGAaacacgggcggggcgtttcctctgtgcTTGAAGAGCCATTGGCCGCAGGCCTCGCGCGCCAGGGGGTGTTAGCGCATCCGCTCCTCGTGCGACGAAGATGGCCGGCTCggttcatctctgcttcagcttcGTTCGTCCGCAATGCTTGCGCGCTTTTACTAACACGCCGAATGCGTGGAGCGATGTCATTGATTTAGGACTTTTTACAGAATATGGCGCTGACGGCGGCAGAAAAACCAGCCTATATGTCCACGCacttgctgtcgcaataaaacttCTCTGTCAAAGTTTAACAAGCTTCAGGGTCGTGAACTAAGTGCTCTGGGTAAGTATGTAGTAAGACGGGTTGCTCCCAATTGTAATTGCAAGTCTCGGTCCCCGTGCGTATCAACTGAAACGGTCCAGACTAGCCGGAGCGGGAATGGAGACAAGATACGGCCGTACCGTGCCCTTGTGTTCAAAGAAAGTTCTCAGTCGCTGTTCGAGCGACGTAGCACCCCGCCCAACATCCCACCCGGCGCACCCTGATGCTCCTTCGCACACCTGCTTGAGGAGCCGTTAAGGACTTTGTATATTCAAAGGAAAATTAATAGCCAACAAAGCAATTACCACACATGCTACACAGTGCAAACACAAAGAGAGGTAATCCCAATTATATTCACatagaaaaaagtcagtttcatcacaagggcgaaggaatgaatgcggtaacaagaaattgtaatgatatacgaagtgaggctagcagctaactggtttgtatgcgatctcgcgtaactctacaaaacactagtgtaagagaatacggccgatCCAGGGACTGATCTTCGCGTTGAAGGCGCCGCACGTAGAGAgtcatacgagccgcccgctgatggctgccgcgatcgagcgatcgcgaccgcatCCTTAGAATGAAAGTTGAGGGTTGCTGCTCGAAGGACTCCATTCCCCCCCTCGCGGGTTGTCATGCTAGTTCTAGACGGATGGGGCGTTTttcctctgcttcgacggcaggcttccgagcggggtgatgttatcgcatgcgctttACGAGCGACGGAGGTGGACCGGCTCGTTCTCGAGctcgctcgcgcacttttaccggcggtagaacatacgatgcgaggGGGGATGTTATCATTTATTTtacttcatacgggacatgacggtgacggcgacggcaaacaccCGTTGctagtgtccatatatttgctatctcaataaaacaAGATAAGCGTATACGCTGGGAACAATACAAACAGTCAATACTTGTGTCGATATAGCTTCACATGGAAGCTGCATAAACATTTTCCTCAACGTCTACCACGGACCTTTGCTGGAGTCGGCATGTGTCTGTTCTTAAGAAGCGACGGACAGTCATCTCACATCTCTTCATATTCTTCGGAGAAAAAACGTGGGGTACATCGCTGCACGCTACGTTGCAATTATACCGGACTCTATTTCTCGGGTACCTGCTGTACAGTCTACCGGTACTGACGAACACCTGCAAAAGCAacatacgtgccacagaaattgcttAGGGACGTGTAGCGTGGCAGGCCGAGTTTGTCTCGGGGGAACCGtgaatcgggtaaaccgtgaatgctccgtacaatttctctactgtcatataaagacgtcacacgttgttaaaggggccctgcaacacctttcttagttatattgcaatagtctcattattgacgtatgactcttcacgagtcatatgccgcaaaaatttttcgaatccgtcaagtctaagtggtgttaccaaattatagagatcacgttccgcagctttctccctcaactcaacgccgcgagcgcgcgcggaaagctaggcagcgagtcgagggaggcagcgcagaggagcgaggctccgcccaagagcgccggcggtgtttttttcttcatttttttctctctgacgtctgggcgcaaccacgtggtctgtgccgccacttccggtcggcttgcgtcgttctcgtcgagcggagccgatatcgcgcgtgcttgaaaactgcgcgtcggtttagtaatgttgggtgtgcacctcgaacgccgtagtgttttcatcgctctgccaaccatggaagcaaacctgcgcgctcgtttggaacgaatgacagctgagatcggtttcggcccatactccgatacaccgcctcgtaagacggcactggcagacgaccccgaagcgccgccattaccggacgccagcattgatatcggagacacgctgcgcccgtgcctcggtcggtcgtgagaacgtgccgacgatgcagttctcagctgacgaggcaacactcgaacggctgccactctcaacggcaaccggcgatggtcaaaagcacagaaatattcacgttttcggcactgcgcatggcgaagaaaacggaaccacgcaactacgagcagacgagctgtcggtgagaccggaagtgctaatattaatgtttgttcggtgtttttaacgcgataacagaatataaacatacatattatctacttattgaactcaaaattaacaatgaaagtaataatgagggcgttattgtgattataacatcagccaatggtggaactgccgacaatcgcgtcatattttgcggactaatacatcatttgtcgagagaagagggagcgattttcagctgactttgagaatttattgtaaattccaagccgtgcgcatcgctgtaatatttggctcgcgtgttctcgggagcctcgactaccgatcggcagcgctttttgagcatgttcgaaaagtgttgcagggcccctttaaagtagcgattgtggtcaggttgttgtcgaaccacaagcggtcgcagaccttgcagctgtcgCCGAACGTGTCGTCGAGGAAACCGCGCTTGAAGTGCGCGTCGGTGCccccaacttcaggtagcgaccgctttcggcgcttggccgctgcatcccgcgcccgtacctcttcgaggttctcttgccgccgctcccacgctgcttctgcttcgcaggcttgtatctcggggtccgcacgacgctgacgtc
The nucleotide sequence above comes from Rhipicephalus sanguineus isolate Rsan-2018 chromosome 8, BIME_Rsan_1.4, whole genome shotgun sequence. Encoded proteins:
- the LOC125759523 gene encoding uncharacterized protein LOC125759523 produces the protein MLQLYTHITGPPARTSHGESLFIVTKTKGAPQVSNLKVENITSTSFVVSWERPKESIDYYTVDVIDYGSRLIGNRLHRIVSCNNSAEINPKQTRLTCTKSDTCTRITVRVHTYIRGHPDRASPAVALENVLLPGTGIPEVTDLHLVAVKNNSFTVAYLAPYGLHGPLSLQYH